The DNA segment GCGGAAACTCACTCAACCAAAGTCGAGCCAAGAACAATCCATGGCGTGATCAGAGTCAAGAAGGACCTTGGTGAAGGCGGTTCTACAGCCGGGTTGATTTTGACCGGCCTGGCTCGTGATATGGACGATGCCGATCCACTGGCTGAGCTTTTGACCAAACAGGCATTTTCGGGGGGGCTTGACTGGCTACTACAGTTTAAGGACCGAACCTATGCTCTCTATGGCAACGCCGGGTTTAGTACAATCCGCGGATCTAAGAACGCGATCCTGGGCAGGCAGTTGAACAGCGCTCATTATTTTCAGCGGCCGGACGCAGATCATGTCGAAGTTGGCTATGATCGAGAGTCCCTTACCGGTTCAATCTTCAGTCTTGGATTCGAGAAGAACGGAGGTGAGCATTGGCTGTGGGAAATCGGTGCAGCAGTCGAGTCGCCCGATCTCGACTTGAATGATGCCGGTATTCTGAATGCTGCCGATGATATAGACTCGTGGGCGGAACTTACCTACCGGGAGACGCGGCCGGGTAAGTATTTCAGAAACTACCGAATCGAACTGAATGGAAACAGTGGATGGAACTTTGACAAGGTCAGGCAATGGTCCAGCCTGCGTGCATCTTTTAACGGCCAATGGCTCAACTACTGGATGACCGAAGCATCGTACAGTTATAATTTCGGTGGCCTGGATGACGCCATGACTCGCGGCGGTCCCCTGGCCGGTTCCCCCGACAGTTGGTCGTTGTCTGGTTTTGTTGCCAACAACTTCAACGCCGTGACCACTTATAATATCAACGGCTGGTACGCGCGCAATGAACTGGGTGGATATGGTTGGAGAGTAGGCGGTCAACTGTCGTCGCGGATAGGTGATCGGATAAGGCTATCAATGTCGCCCTCCTACGAAGTAGTCGACTCCAAAAGGCAGTTTATCGGAACGGCGTGGAACAACTTGAACAGTCAGACCGACTATGTGTTTTCCAATCTGAAGCAAAGTCAACTGGTCATGCATGTGCGCGGCAGCTATTTCTTTGGTCCCAATCTGTCCCTTGAACTTTACGCCCAGCCGTTTGCCTCAAGTGGACATTACTACAACTATGGCACTCTCAGAGAGCCGGGCAGCAAGTATCTTGACTCCCGGAATCCGTCTGATGACAACGATCCTTATGATGCCTTCCCGACCGATGATGATTATGGCGGTCGTTCGTTCAGAAGCAGTATGGTTTTGCGCTGGGAGTTTTCACCGGGAAGCACCGCCTATTTTGTCTGGCAGAGAAGTATGACCGATAGTATCGATCCCGGTCGGTTGGTTCGCGCCGGGTCGCTCTTTGATGGTTTTTCCGGCGACGGAGTTGACATGGTGGCGGTCAAGATTTCTTACTGGATACCAATGTCGTAGAGACCGGGGTGCACGGTTTGCGGGTGCCCCAGGGCTTGCCCTGGGATTAGATGAAGCCCCCGAGCCAGACAAAAAGCTGTCCATAGTCTTCGCCTGACTATCATATACCTCATCCTCCGCTCAGCTTCATGCCGAACAGGGGTCGGATCCACTTCAATCTGCGGAGGATGAACTCGTAAACCAACAGGCAAACGCCGAAAGTTCCTATCAGCAGAATTCCCAGTTTCAGAATTGCCGGCAGAGAAAGCGGGACGAGATAGTACGAGATGGCATACTGTATGGGGAAATGGATTATATAAACAGGGTAGACAGCCTTGCTGAAATAGGTGAGTGTGTTGGACGGCTTGTTGAGGTATGCCGAAGCAAACCCGAGAAGAGCTAGCATCCAGCACATAGACTCGAAAGCGACCAGGTAACTGGGAACGCCTTCGAACGTGTATGCAAACAGCCGGATCCCGAAAACGACTGAAGCCATCACCAGGCTGCTCCAGCGAGTCCTCTTCACCGCTGACCAGAAGACATCCCCCAGCGACACGAAAGCGTATCCCGTAACGAAGCAAACTGCGCCTAGGAAGTGTCCGTGGGGTGTTGGGTAGAGGGCAAAGTGCTCAGGATTCAGTATCCATGCCTCCAGCATGAGAGGGAGAGCAGCAGCGTAGATCATCCATGGCCTTCGGAGCCATCTCGACATAAAGCGAAGTATGACGTTATCCGGATACTCCTTCAGAGCCCACTGAATCCCTATGAAATATGTAACGTAACAGAGAATGTTTATTAGAAACCACAGATGCCCGGCGTTGGGCTCGTAGCCGGTCTCCATATCGTAGTAGCTTCGCAGTACATAAGTGGTGATAGGGCAGATGAAGAAGATGCCAAAGATAAGGGGAATCGCGATCCTAACAGATCGATCCACAAGAAACTGCCACCAACTGCGGCGCTCCATGGCAAAACGAGCACCCATGCCGGAGACCATGAAGAGAATCGGAATGCGCCACACGTTGAGCATGGACATGGGGACCCAAAGCCATGTCAGTGTTTGGTCGTTCTGGATAAAGTTGATACTCTTCGCCCAGGGTTGGAAACTGATTACAATATGATAGACAATGAGCAAACCCAAAGCCACGGTCCGGAGCCAGTCTATGTCGTACCGTCGCTGGGGAGAAATGTTGGTTGTGTTGTCGTGATGCAACTGCTGATCCTTTGTCGCCGCCGGCCTTAATCTTCTATCCAAGAATGTTCTGTTGATAAAAAGAAGTCAATCCACTCCTTATTGCAACCTAAACTCATGCGAGTATGCCCCAGGGTTTGCCCTCAGATCCGAGGAGTCGCCAAGCTGGTCAAAGAGTTCTCTTTGTTCCACTCATGTTTATGTATTCATCTCAGACAAAAGTAGCTATATCGTCCAGCGGTTTCTTGCCGATGTCCGGAACGGTGGCGCCATCTTTGGGATAGCCGGCCACGACCATCAGGAAAGGTGTCTCGGTTTCGGGGCGGCCAAGCAGGTCCCTGAGAAAGGCCATCGGGCTGGGAGTGTGGGTGAGAGTAGCCAGGCCCGCGTTGTGCAGCGCCGTAATCAGAATCCCGGTAGCAATTCCCACCGAAGGTGTCTGGTAGTAGTTCCTGACCTTGTTTCCCTCTTTGTCAAAAGTATGACGGACGCTGAATACAACGATCAGATAAGGCGCGTCTTCGATATACGATTTATCGTCATCGGT comes from the Candidatus Zixiibacteriota bacterium genome and includes:
- a CDS encoding carbohydrate binding family 9 domain-containing protein; protein product: MKVRSLTRLLVTVMFVVVAVSSAGAQDKQTTSQKKRKEMTAVRVPNGSIDIDGRLDDAAWKQAKFVADFLQVLPVEYGEPSNATEVAIVYDDEAVYIGARMYVDDPENLRKDLSRRDDRGLGEQIIITLDTYLDRRTSYGFGVTTAGVRFDRYSSDDTQHSDFSWDAVWEVRTSVDDKSWLAEFRIPISQLRFNNTDVQTWGININRWIPYTTEDVFWVPVLPSETGWASRFGNLVGIEGIKPSRRLELMPYAASDGQFTNNYSPGDPYDDGSVFKGRLGGDLKMGLGPNLTLDATFNPDFGQVEADPAVVNLSAYETFFAEKRPFFTEGSDLFSAIGPNWFYSRRIGARPHGEADGDFVKYPSNTTILGAAKVTGRLKSGTSIGGLIAVTDAEEAEVHNLYSEDTTYNVDSTIAGIDTSFAETHSTKVEPRTIHGVIRVKKDLGEGGSTAGLILTGLARDMDDADPLAELLTKQAFSGGLDWLLQFKDRTYALYGNAGFSTIRGSKNAILGRQLNSAHYFQRPDADHVEVGYDRESLTGSIFSLGFEKNGGEHWLWEIGAAVESPDLDLNDAGILNAADDIDSWAELTYRETRPGKYFRNYRIELNGNSGWNFDKVRQWSSLRASFNGQWLNYWMTEASYSYNFGGLDDAMTRGGPLAGSPDSWSLSGFVANNFNAVTTYNINGWYARNELGGYGWRVGGQLSSRIGDRIRLSMSPSYEVVDSKRQFIGTAWNNLNSQTDYVFSNLKQSQLVMHVRGSYFFGPNLSLELYAQPFASSGHYYNYGTLREPGSKYLDSRNPSDDNDPYDAFPTDDDYGGRSFRSSMVLRWEFSPGSTAYFVWQRSMTDSIDPGRLVRAGSLFDGFSGDGVDMVAVKISYWIPMS
- a CDS encoding acyltransferase family protein gives rise to the protein MHHDNTTNISPQRRYDIDWLRTVALGLLIVYHIVISFQPWAKSINFIQNDQTLTWLWVPMSMLNVWRIPILFMVSGMGARFAMERRSWWQFLVDRSVRIAIPLIFGIFFICPITTYVLRSYYDMETGYEPNAGHLWFLINILCYVTYFIGIQWALKEYPDNVILRFMSRWLRRPWMIYAAALPLMLEAWILNPEHFALYPTPHGHFLGAVCFVTGYAFVSLGDVFWSAVKRTRWSSLVMASVVFGIRLFAYTFEGVPSYLVAFESMCWMLALLGFASAYLNKPSNTLTYFSKAVYPVYIIHFPIQYAISYYLVPLSLPAILKLGILLIGTFGVCLLVYEFILRRLKWIRPLFGMKLSGG
- a CDS encoding nitroreductase family protein yields the protein MKKYPFVPLSEYIEYPEDEMLSRSQEFYENVKRRRTVRQFSGRAVPREIIENSVRAAGTAPSGANMQPWHFVIVSTPEMKKEIREAAEIVEKDFYTRRAPQSWLDALAPLGTDDDKSYIEDAPYLIVVFSVRHTFDKEGNKVRNYYQTPSVGIATGILITALHNAGLATLTHTPSPMAFLRDLLGRPETETPFLMVVAGYPKDGATVPDIGKKPLDDIATFV